From the genome of Faecalibacterium prausnitzii:
TGGCCTTTCTGGCCCACACGCCTGCCTACGCCTACGAGGCGTTCCGGGTGGATGCGATGCAGTATTTGCAGATCCCCTTCCGGCCCGAACAGCTCACCGCCCTGCTGGACCGCGCCACCGAGCCGGAGTACGGTCCCGTCATCCCGGTGACAACGGCGACCGGCCTGCGGGCCCTCCCCTTTGCGGACATCGAGTATCTGGAATGCACCCACCATGTGGTGCATTTCCACCTTGCCAACGGCGAGGATGTGGCCTCGCTCTCGCTGCGGGTGCCCTTCTCCGAAGTGGCGAAGCCGCTGCTGGCCGACCGGCGCTTTTTGCAGCCCCACCGCTCCTACGTGGTCAACCTGGCGGCGGCATCGCAGCTGTCCGTGGGGGAGCTGTGGATGCGCAGCGGTGCCCGCGTCCCCATCCCCCGCGGCCGCGAAGCTGCCGTGAGGGCAGCCTTCCGGAAGTTTTTGGAACGGTAAACGATAGAAAAGAGGTCTTGTCCCACGGGCAAGGCCTCTTTTTGTCAGAACTTCAACTCCGCCCACCGGGTCAAG
Proteins encoded in this window:
- a CDS encoding LytR/AlgR family response regulator transcription factor; protein product: MIFHIAVCSPDAVLRGRVQRHCLEYYARRADACIVEQLGDAGALLRKEDAGSRFELYLIELTAANPAAGLQAAAQLRQRGVRAPLAFLAHTPAYAYEAFRVDAMQYLQIPFRPEQLTALLDRATEPEYGPVIPVTTATGLRALPFADIEYLECTHHVVHFHLANGEDVASLSLRVPFSEVAKPLLADRRFLQPHRSYVVNLAAASQLSVGELWMRSGARVPIPRGREAAVRAAFRKFLER